A single window of Rubripirellula lacrimiformis DNA harbors:
- a CDS encoding metal ABC transporter solute-binding protein, Zn/Mn family translates to MPRKPVSSPSSRLVAAILLTLMMFWAALLLGGCGNSAANSTSNSEDARPRIVATTGMIGDMVSELVGQDARVETIMGPGVDPHLFQPSRSVSVKLRNADVVVYNGLHLEGRLSDVLAARSGGTTRTISLGEMLPEDRLLHADAGVHDPHIWMDVSLWSEAVGHLADELSTIMPEQSDAIRQRADAYQAKLAALDRWGAAAIETIPTSQRILITAHDAFRYFGKRYGVEVHGVQGVSTISDAAIQDVNRLVDLITVRQVPAVFFESSVSPRQVKAIVEGARSRGQSVSSDWELLSDSMGAENSPTGTYVGMMRHNFTTIATALGGSPDMVVQEIKLPRTFQQSAVRQSAFQQSAFQQHAVQQSETPIAPDVTLGRPIRVQPIRFEQNDAPESQQS, encoded by the coding sequence ATGCCACGTAAGCCCGTTTCATCGCCATCTTCTCGCTTGGTCGCAGCGATCTTGCTGACGCTGATGATGTTCTGGGCTGCCCTACTTTTGGGCGGTTGTGGCAACAGTGCTGCCAATTCGACAAGCAACAGTGAAGACGCCCGCCCCCGGATCGTGGCGACAACCGGCATGATCGGCGACATGGTTTCGGAACTTGTTGGCCAGGATGCGCGGGTTGAGACGATCATGGGCCCCGGCGTGGACCCGCACCTGTTTCAACCTTCGCGGTCGGTGTCCGTCAAATTGCGAAACGCCGACGTGGTCGTTTACAACGGTTTGCACCTCGAAGGTCGTTTGTCGGATGTATTGGCTGCCCGATCGGGCGGTACCACTCGAACCATCTCGCTCGGTGAAATGCTGCCGGAGGACCGATTGCTGCATGCGGACGCTGGTGTGCACGACCCGCACATTTGGATGGATGTTTCGCTGTGGAGCGAAGCGGTCGGTCACCTGGCCGACGAACTGTCGACGATTATGCCAGAGCAATCCGATGCGATTCGCCAACGGGCCGATGCCTACCAAGCCAAACTGGCAGCCCTGGACCGATGGGGTGCCGCGGCGATCGAAACCATCCCCACATCGCAACGCATTTTGATCACCGCACACGATGCATTCCGCTATTTCGGCAAACGCTATGGCGTCGAAGTGCATGGTGTTCAGGGCGTATCGACGATCAGCGACGCCGCCATCCAGGATGTCAATCGATTGGTTGACCTGATCACCGTCCGACAGGTCCCAGCGGTATTCTTTGAATCCAGCGTTTCGCCGCGGCAAGTCAAAGCGATCGTCGAAGGTGCCCGCAGTCGTGGCCAATCGGTCAGTAGCGATTGGGAACTGCTAAGCGATTCGATGGGAGCCGAAAACAGCCCCACGGGCACCTACGTAGGCATGATGCGGCACAACTTTACTACAATCGCGACAGCGCTTGGCGGATCGCCCGACATGGTGGTTCAAGAGATAAAGCTGCCCAGAACCTTTCAGCAAAGCGCCGTCCGGCAAAGTGCCTTTCAGCAAAGCGCCTTCCAGCAACATGCCGTTCAGCAGTCGGAAACACCCATCGCCCCCGACGTTACTCTGGGTCGTCCGATTCGCGTCCAACCCATTCGCTTTGAACAAAACGATGCACCGGAGTCCCAGCAATCGTGA
- a CDS encoding NUDIX hydrolase — translation MNFQRPEGRPDWAHEPRLGEKLSRGLIQAAESQDLQRRVDRLSSMSPVLAYGRHRGPAPRQSRIAAVVIAIYRDPDHGWTIPLTLRPTTLLHHGGQISLPGGQIDAGETIQQAAVREFEEELGIRPTVQSFCGELTTQYVYASENLVHTVVAIIDRPTQTWIPDPAEVAEVVTLPLSKLTDPACRCESVHSKSVIKDGRQVGSLAFRAGSIEHDGHQIWGATAMILDQLAQLLLKLG, via the coding sequence GTGAATTTTCAACGCCCCGAAGGTCGCCCCGACTGGGCTCACGAACCGCGTCTGGGCGAAAAACTTTCCCGCGGTCTGATCCAGGCCGCGGAATCGCAGGATTTGCAACGTCGCGTTGATCGACTCTCTAGCATGTCCCCGGTGCTGGCCTATGGTCGGCATCGCGGACCGGCACCGCGGCAATCGCGAATCGCGGCCGTGGTGATCGCGATCTATCGCGACCCCGACCACGGATGGACGATTCCGTTGACGCTGCGTCCGACCACGCTGCTGCATCACGGCGGACAGATTTCGCTGCCCGGCGGCCAGATCGACGCGGGCGAAACGATCCAACAAGCCGCCGTTCGCGAATTCGAGGAAGAACTCGGTATCCGCCCGACCGTGCAATCGTTCTGTGGCGAATTGACGACACAGTATGTCTACGCCAGCGAAAACCTGGTCCATACGGTCGTTGCCATCATCGACCGGCCTACCCAAACGTGGATCCCCGATCCGGCCGAAGTGGCGGAAGTCGTGACACTGCCGTTGTCCAAACTGACCGATCCGGCGTGCCGGTGCGAATCAGTGCATTCAAAATCGGTGATCAAGGACGGTCGCCAAGTCGGATCCCTGGCCTTTCGGGCCGGTTCGATCGAGCACGATGGCCACCAAATTTGGGGGGCGACAGCGATGATATTGGACCAATTGGCCCAATTGTTGCTGAAGCTGGGGTGA
- a CDS encoding GNAT family N-acetyltransferase: protein MGMTYFKRFRMEYHFPDGFGDNREEVGDDAGRGHGSSGLWPIGVSSASGGSVMGPLEHARSTTVPAGYSMVPFSSGLVREHATAKYQSFRQELDVNVFPCLGRRDGCMRLMREIASREGFVAGATWLCRFRDPPTGHLLPVGTVQGLEIDGWGAIQNLGIDTLHRGRGLGTILLARAAQGFREAGLTRMHLEVTTENTAAIRLYERMGFKRAQVVYKAADVAGV from the coding sequence ATGGGAATGACCTACTTCAAACGTTTTCGCATGGAATATCACTTTCCCGATGGGTTTGGTGACAATCGCGAAGAAGTGGGCGACGACGCAGGGCGGGGCCACGGATCGAGTGGGCTTTGGCCGATTGGTGTTTCTTCGGCATCCGGCGGCAGCGTCATGGGGCCGCTGGAACACGCTCGATCGACCACCGTGCCGGCGGGATATTCGATGGTCCCCTTCAGCAGCGGATTGGTCCGTGAACATGCGACGGCCAAATATCAGAGTTTCCGTCAGGAATTGGACGTCAATGTTTTTCCCTGCCTGGGACGCCGCGATGGGTGCATGCGTTTGATGCGCGAGATCGCGTCGCGAGAAGGCTTTGTCGCTGGTGCAACATGGTTGTGCCGGTTCCGGGATCCCCCAACCGGGCATTTGTTGCCTGTGGGGACGGTCCAAGGACTCGAAATCGATGGCTGGGGGGCGATCCAGAATCTTGGGATCGACACCCTGCACCGTGGCCGCGGTTTGGGGACCATCCTGTTGGCACGTGCCGCCCAGGGGTTCCGCGAAGCGGGGCTGACTCGAATGCACCTGGAGGTCACGACCGAGAACACTGCGGCTATTCGGCTGTACGAACGGATGGGATTCAAACGGGCCCAGGTCGTCTACAAAGCAGCCGATGTCGCTGGCGTTTAG
- a CDS encoding shikimate kinase: protein MKTSAHIYLTGFRGTGKTSVAARLAAAWAMEKIDLDDVIEAAAGKSIRQIFAVGGESHFRDLETEALRLVAAGPKSIISLGGGAILRPENRTLIASTGQCIWLDATADEICNRVLADASTAERRPALTALSQREEITRLLAEREDLYRASSDYHVDTSGKSIDEVASEIVKIWQS from the coding sequence ATGAAGACCTCTGCACATATCTATCTGACCGGCTTTCGCGGCACGGGCAAGACTTCGGTTGCTGCACGGCTTGCCGCTGCCTGGGCAATGGAAAAAATCGACCTCGACGATGTCATCGAAGCCGCGGCGGGCAAGTCGATCCGTCAGATCTTTGCGGTAGGCGGCGAGTCTCATTTTCGCGATCTAGAAACCGAAGCACTGCGTTTGGTCGCGGCCGGACCCAAGTCGATCATTTCGCTCGGCGGCGGAGCGATCCTACGCCCCGAGAATCGAACTTTGATCGCGTCGACCGGCCAGTGCATTTGGCTGGATGCGACCGCCGACGAAATCTGCAATCGCGTGTTGGCGGACGCGTCGACCGCCGAACGTCGCCCGGCCCTGACAGCGCTTTCGCAACGAGAAGAAATCACCCGTCTGCTGGCCGAACGAGAAGATCTGTATCGGGCATCGTCCGATTACCATGTCGACACATCGGGCAAGTCGATCGACGAAGTCGCCAGCGAAATCGTCAAAATCTGGCAATCCTAA
- a CDS encoding sugar phosphate isomerase/epimerase family protein, with amino-acid sequence MFVSASTECWPEMELREAIEVLSDLDFAAVEIALHESGKVKPSELLEDMDRAIQLLRHTHRLDISGYSVELGSTGDQHYEDFAQICHLAKTTKVVNITVPSGEHGTPFNEEVERLQKLVKIGEGEGVRISVRSQLGCLSDDPDTLMVLCNNVDGLGITLDPSVYIAGPAKGKNLDKILKFVCNVHLRDTRPDAFQVSVGQGEIDYGKLSTQLARDRYDRALTVHMVPMEGHDHRVELRKLRRLLETLM; translated from the coding sequence GTGTTTGTTTCAGCATCGACCGAGTGCTGGCCCGAGATGGAGTTGCGGGAAGCGATTGAGGTTCTATCAGACCTTGATTTTGCGGCCGTTGAAATCGCGCTGCATGAATCGGGCAAGGTCAAACCAAGTGAATTGCTTGAAGACATGGATCGCGCGATCCAATTGCTCCGACACACGCACCGCCTAGACATCTCTGGGTACAGTGTCGAATTGGGGTCCACCGGCGACCAACATTACGAAGACTTCGCACAGATTTGCCATCTGGCCAAGACCACCAAAGTGGTCAACATCACCGTCCCATCGGGCGAACATGGCACCCCGTTCAACGAAGAAGTCGAGCGGCTGCAAAAACTAGTCAAGATTGGTGAGGGCGAAGGAGTCCGGATCAGCGTCCGCAGCCAACTAGGTTGCCTCAGCGACGATCCCGACACGTTGATGGTGCTTTGCAACAACGTCGACGGACTGGGCATCACGTTGGACCCCAGCGTTTACATCGCCGGTCCAGCCAAGGGCAAAAACCTTGACAAGATTCTGAAGTTTGTCTGCAACGTTCACCTGCGGGACACCCGCCCGGATGCGTTCCAGGTCAGTGTCGGGCAAGGCGAAATCGACTACGGCAAATTGTCCACCCAATTGGCTCGTGATCGGTACGACCGCGCGTTGACCGTTCACATGGTGCCCATGGAAGGCCACGACCATCGGGTGGAACTCAGGAAGCTTCGTCGTTTGCTTGAAACGTTGATGTAG
- the trxA gene encoding thioredoxin, with the protein MASDAVKEFTDDNFDAEVLKSDTPVLVDFWAPWCGPCRQIAPMIDELANENPSVKIGKINIDDNPGIAQKFGISSIPTLLVFKGGEVSESFVGVRPKSALQEALDGSAA; encoded by the coding sequence ATGGCTTCTGACGCCGTCAAAGAATTCACCGATGACAACTTCGACGCCGAAGTACTGAAATCGGATACTCCTGTCCTCGTCGACTTCTGGGCCCCCTGGTGCGGTCCTTGCCGCCAAATCGCGCCGATGATCGACGAACTGGCCAACGAGAACCCATCGGTCAAGATCGGTAAGATCAACATCGATGACAATCCCGGCATCGCACAAAAGTTTGGCATCAGCAGCATTCCTACGCTGTTGGTCTTCAAAGGTGGCGAAGTTTCGGAAAGCTTCGTAGGCGTTCGTCCTAAGAGCGCCCTGCAAGAAGCCTTGGATGGTTCGGCAGCCTAA
- a CDS encoding GDSL-type esterase/lipase family protein encodes MPDAVPSDSNRRSRPLMAAAAVALALLPFAALECGVRRWAPLLPMVDADPVAGYQELPPLFQFVDDADGPADDVTNASGGRWQIAESRMNFFRPASFAATKSPHTRRVFVLGGSTVQGRPFSTQTAFPNWLRLKLETADPKHHYEVVNCGGVSYASYRVAKILDEVLRHKPDAIVLYTGHNEFLEDRSYQHVRKLGTARRVVTRAASYWKTVGWLQSLASAPSQSPPSQPASQLPLAGRPLASEVDTRLDHIGGMDLYQRDPEWRRSVEQQFAATLQRMIRATSAANVPLIVCVPACDLVNTPPFKVDDLATGDAYRRGKELWDAGGSAAEAKQWLTQARDDDLCPLRATSTIIDTVRDACAIAEIPMVDVPQCLDQRSGSGARVPDGIADPEFFADHVHPTVAGHQRIAAAVADRFEELGWCQFDDASEAEFQLQVASVMQSLDETYFARGRQRLQGLRRWAAGRAATPIAEDEKALE; translated from the coding sequence ATGCCCGACGCCGTGCCATCTGATTCGAACCGCCGAAGCCGGCCGTTGATGGCGGCCGCAGCGGTGGCGCTGGCACTGTTGCCGTTTGCAGCGCTTGAATGCGGTGTCCGCCGATGGGCACCACTTTTGCCGATGGTGGACGCCGATCCGGTCGCGGGGTACCAGGAACTGCCACCATTGTTCCAGTTCGTTGATGATGCTGACGGTCCCGCTGACGACGTAACGAACGCATCCGGCGGGCGGTGGCAGATTGCCGAGTCGCGGATGAACTTTTTTCGACCGGCATCGTTTGCAGCCACGAAATCGCCGCACACTCGACGCGTCTTTGTGCTGGGCGGTTCAACCGTCCAGGGGCGACCGTTTTCGACACAGACGGCTTTCCCGAACTGGTTAAGGCTAAAACTGGAAACGGCGGATCCCAAGCATCACTACGAAGTCGTCAATTGCGGAGGCGTTTCGTACGCCAGCTATCGGGTGGCAAAGATTCTGGACGAAGTTCTCCGGCACAAGCCTGATGCGATTGTGCTGTACACCGGACACAACGAGTTCTTGGAAGACCGCAGCTATCAACATGTTCGGAAACTGGGAACCGCTCGCCGCGTGGTCACTCGGGCGGCATCGTATTGGAAGACGGTCGGTTGGTTGCAATCGTTGGCATCCGCCCCGTCACAGTCGCCTCCGTCGCAGCCTGCATCGCAGCTTCCGTTGGCGGGCAGGCCGCTGGCATCCGAGGTCGACACGCGTCTGGATCACATCGGTGGGATGGATCTGTATCAACGCGACCCCGAGTGGCGACGATCGGTCGAGCAACAGTTTGCGGCCACACTGCAGCGAATGATCCGGGCGACGTCGGCGGCAAACGTTCCTTTGATTGTTTGCGTTCCGGCTTGCGATCTGGTCAACACGCCGCCCTTCAAAGTGGACGACTTGGCAACCGGCGATGCTTATCGTCGTGGCAAGGAACTGTGGGACGCCGGCGGATCTGCGGCCGAAGCGAAACAGTGGCTGACCCAAGCTCGGGACGACGACCTTTGCCCGCTGCGCGCCACCTCGACGATCATCGACACGGTGCGTGACGCCTGTGCGATTGCAGAGATTCCGATGGTGGATGTTCCCCAGTGCCTGGATCAACGCAGTGGTTCGGGGGCACGTGTTCCGGACGGGATCGCCGATCCTGAATTTTTCGCAGACCATGTGCATCCCACGGTCGCCGGGCATCAACGCATCGCCGCCGCGGTTGCCGACCGCTTCGAAGAACTCGGGTGGTGCCAATTCGATGACGCCAGCGAAGCGGAGTTCCAGCTTCAAGTCGCCTCCGTCATGCAATCCTTGGACGAAACCTATTTCGCACGCGGCCGCCAACGTTTGCAGGGGCTGCGTCGTTGGGCGGCCGGACGGGCGGCCACACCGATTGCAGAGGACGAAAAGGCGTTAGAATGA